A genomic stretch from Desulfolutivibrio sulfodismutans DSM 3696 includes:
- a CDS encoding C1 family peptidase gives MIRRLFAYAAMVCVVFLAAQRNAWAEPIPFDADDTIDEIREKIRHNGYQFTVAPNPIFNLPPAERSTYRSRRASLPPAENSRLAASSVSALPKKALPTSFDWRSYNGHSYIGPIKNQGSCGSCYAFGAVAAAEGVYNVAMGRYDANVADFSESFIAWCLGEYGPYYDHFAGCSGADYDYAELLALTVEGVTWEANFPYTPSDPGSCTHMSDPVVKFDSWGRCGCNDIDAIKTAIMTYGVVDVAVYADSAFDAYSGGIYEDTLTTCPGSPCAYTTTNHAVALVGWDDNGDAENNGYWILRNSWGSTDWGEGGYMRIKYTSARVACSVAYLTYTAPADTPGSVPAVNSLLLGD, from the coding sequence ATGATACGACGGCTGTTTGCCTATGCCGCCATGGTCTGTGTCGTGTTTCTGGCCGCCCAGCGGAATGCGTGGGCGGAGCCGATCCCGTTCGACGCCGATGACACCATCGACGAGATCCGGGAAAAAATCCGCCACAATGGCTACCAGTTCACCGTGGCCCCCAATCCGATCTTCAACCTCCCCCCGGCCGAGCGGAGCACATACCGCAGCCGCCGGGCCTCCCTGCCGCCCGCCGAAAACTCCCGTCTGGCGGCAAGCTCCGTCAGCGCCCTGCCCAAAAAGGCCCTGCCGACATCCTTTGACTGGCGCAGCTACAACGGGCATTCCTACATCGGGCCGATCAAGAACCAGGGCAGTTGCGGATCCTGCTACGCCTTCGGGGCCGTGGCCGCAGCCGAAGGCGTCTACAACGTGGCCATGGGCCGCTATGACGCCAACGTGGCCGACTTCTCCGAGTCCTTCATCGCCTGGTGCCTGGGCGAATACGGCCCGTATTACGATCACTTTGCCGGTTGCAGCGGCGCAGACTACGACTATGCGGAGCTTTTGGCCCTGACCGTGGAGGGCGTCACCTGGGAGGCCAACTTTCCGTATACGCCGAGCGACCCAGGCAGTTGCACCCATATGAGCGACCCCGTGGTCAAGTTCGATTCCTGGGGCCGCTGCGGCTGCAACGACATCGACGCCATCAAGACCGCCATCATGACCTATGGCGTGGTGGACGTGGCCGTCTACGCCGATTCCGCCTTCGACGCCTATTCCGGCGGCATCTATGAAGACACCCTGACCACCTGCCCCGGCTCCCCCTGCGCCTACACCACCACCAACCACGCCGTGGCCCTGGTGGGCTGGGACGACAACGGGGATGCAGAAAACAACGGCTACTGGATCCTGCGCAACAGCTGGGGCTCCACCGACTGGGGCGAGGGCGGCTACATGCGCATCAAGTACACCTCCGCCCGGGTGGCCTGTTCAGTGGCCTATCTGACCTATACCGCTCCAGCCGACACGCCGGGCTCGGTCCCGGCCGTCAACAGCCTGCTTCTGGGGGACTAA
- the mscL gene encoding large-conductance mechanosensitive channel protein MscL, which translates to MRIIQEFKEFAARGNVVDLAVGLIMGAAFGKVVSSLVSDMLMPPIGRIMGNIDFSNLFVNLSDTPAASLAEAKNLGLATVNYGVFINTVIDFLIVSLAVFFLVKVVNRLRAAPKAAPTTKECPFCRSAIPLAAIKCGHCTSDLSG; encoded by the coding sequence ATGCGCATCATCCAGGAGTTCAAGGAGTTCGCGGCCCGGGGGAACGTGGTCGATCTGGCCGTGGGGTTGATCATGGGCGCGGCCTTCGGCAAGGTAGTGTCGTCTTTGGTATCCGACATGCTCATGCCGCCCATCGGCCGGATCATGGGCAACATCGATTTCAGCAACCTGTTCGTGAATCTCTCGGACACGCCCGCCGCATCCCTGGCCGAGGCCAAGAACCTGGGGCTGGCCACCGTCAACTACGGCGTGTTCATCAACACCGTCATCGACTTCCTCATCGTCTCCCTGGCCGTGTTTTTCCTGGTCAAGGTGGTCAACCGGCTGCGCGCCGCGCCCAAGGCCGCGCCGACCACCAAGGAATGCCCCTTCTGCCGGTCGGCCATCCCCCTGGCGGCCATCAAGTGCGGCCACTGCACCTCGGACCTGTCGGGCTGA
- a CDS encoding PAS domain-containing hybrid sensor histidine kinase/response regulator, with product MSLKKIASTLREALLSGDVSFYAVIAVTALSGTLFWFASDARRESFHTSLPVIENLQRARIEALKGALATQRSLAGEEGVSLAARDAFFEQAARRIREVAASLNAAGDGMAGDQTVLNDDLHRFESLITDMARLSARRTTPEGRADPALALELRSIYAALEGLGDELERGARARFAALAARQDAFTTSLLVSWICFLLLLAAFIGATGRTRRKNEALLRESEARWQYALEGAGDGVWDWDVQTGAVNLSRRWKEMLGFAPAELPDTYETWQNLVHPDDLAMAEGRLTAHIRGETPDYTAEFRMRCKDGSYKWILDRGRIVARDDTGQTQRMIGTHADISSLKTAQEALRKSREDLAVTLRSIGDAVMATDAQGRITRMNPTAERLTGWPADQAAGKPLEEVFAIVDTLSRKPCPGIVDRVMRSGEVIGLANHTSLLSRDGREHQIADSAAPIHDDTGAVVGVVLVFSDVTAQYAAREEMRHSEERFRTAVREAPFPIMIHAESGQVYSVNRAFTAQSGYSLADLPHLDAFATRVTCADPSLTGLAGFPPCPSEPGRTIQCRILCKDGTDQFWEVACAPLGAMPDGQSGIITMAMDVTARKAAEESLVAAKLQADAANRSKSEFLANMSHEIRTPLNGILGMLQLLTLTKPTGEQNEYIAMAVKSGQRLTALLSDILDLSRIEAGKLTITQAEFALDDLLAGVREAIAPACRERGLALEIRAAQGDSRLRGDELRIRQILVNLAGNAVKYTEAGHIRVETSVLPGRTPGLATLLFMVEDTGVGIADDQMERIFETFTQVEGAYTRRHQGAGLGLSIVRRLALAMNGSVCVESEPGAGTTLYCAVECRRVDSALQAAAAGRAAAFAPAAGIRRILVAEDDPVSRKGLVRMLEKMGYLASGAQNGQEALEALTREDFDLILMDVQMPVLDGVEATRRIRTEPGFAAAADIPIVALTAYAMTGDRETFLAAGMNAYLAKPFEMDDLHTILASILKAEGS from the coding sequence GTGAGCCTCAAAAAAATCGCATCCACCCTACGCGAGGCCCTGCTGTCCGGCGACGTCTCCTTCTACGCCGTCATTGCGGTCACCGCCCTGTCCGGGACGCTGTTCTGGTTCGCCAGCGACGCCAGGCGGGAAAGCTTCCACACCTCGCTGCCGGTCATTGAAAATCTGCAACGGGCCCGGATCGAGGCCCTCAAGGGCGCCCTGGCCACCCAGCGGAGCCTGGCCGGGGAGGAGGGCGTGTCCCTGGCCGCCCGGGACGCCTTTTTCGAACAGGCCGCCCGGCGCATCCGGGAGGTGGCGGCCAGCCTGAACGCGGCCGGGGACGGCATGGCGGGAGATCAGACGGTTCTTAACGACGATCTCCACCGCTTTGAATCCCTGATCACGGATATGGCGCGGCTCTCGGCCCGGCGCACCACCCCGGAGGGCCGCGCCGACCCGGCCCTGGCCCTGGAGCTGCGCAGCATCTACGCCGCCCTGGAGGGCCTGGGCGATGAGTTGGAGCGTGGAGCCCGGGCGCGTTTCGCGGCGTTGGCCGCCAGGCAGGACGCCTTCACCACCTCGCTGCTTGTCTCCTGGATCTGTTTCCTGCTGCTGCTGGCGGCTTTTATCGGGGCCACGGGCAGGACTCGCCGCAAAAACGAGGCGCTTTTGCGGGAAAGCGAAGCCCGTTGGCAATATGCCCTGGAAGGCGCTGGCGACGGCGTGTGGGACTGGGACGTGCAGACCGGGGCCGTCAACCTGTCCCGGCGTTGGAAGGAGATGCTGGGCTTTGCCCCGGCCGAGTTGCCCGACACCTACGAGACGTGGCAAAACCTGGTGCATCCCGACGACCTGGCCATGGCCGAGGGTCGGCTGACCGCGCACATCCGGGGGGAAACACCCGATTATACGGCGGAATTTCGCATGCGTTGCAAGGACGGCTCCTACAAGTGGATACTCGACCGGGGCAGGATCGTGGCCCGGGACGACACGGGCCAGACACAGCGCATGATCGGCACCCATGCCGACATCTCAAGCCTCAAGACCGCTCAGGAGGCCCTGCGGAAAAGCCGGGAAGACCTGGCCGTAACCCTGCGCTCCATCGGGGACGCGGTCATGGCCACGGACGCGCAGGGCCGCATCACCCGCATGAACCCCACGGCCGAGCGGCTCACGGGATGGCCTGCGGACCAGGCCGCAGGGAAGCCCCTGGAAGAGGTGTTCGCCATCGTGGACACCCTCTCCCGTAAGCCCTGCCCCGGCATCGTGGACCGGGTCATGCGTTCCGGCGAGGTGATCGGCCTGGCCAACCACACCTCGCTTCTGTCCCGTGACGGCCGGGAACACCAGATCGCGGACAGCGCCGCGCCCATCCATGACGACACCGGGGCCGTGGTCGGGGTGGTGCTGGTTTTTTCCGACGTCACCGCCCAATACGCCGCCCGGGAGGAGATGCGCCACAGCGAGGAACGCTTTCGCACGGCCGTGCGCGAGGCCCCCTTCCCCATCATGATCCACGCCGAATCCGGCCAGGTGTACAGCGTCAACCGGGCCTTCACCGCGCAAAGCGGCTACAGCCTGGCCGATCTGCCGCACCTCGACGCCTTTGCCACCAGGGTGACCTGCGCCGACCCCTCCCTTACGGGGCTGGCGGGATTTCCCCCCTGCCCGTCCGAGCCCGGACGCACGATCCAGTGCCGCATCCTCTGCAAGGACGGGACCGACCAGTTCTGGGAGGTGGCCTGCGCCCCGCTTGGGGCCATGCCCGACGGCCAGTCCGGGATCATCACCATGGCCATGGACGTCACCGCGCGCAAGGCCGCCGAGGAGTCCCTGGTGGCGGCCAAGCTCCAGGCCGACGCCGCCAACCGCTCCAAAAGCGAATTCCTGGCCAACATGAGCCATGAGATCCGCACGCCGTTAAACGGCATCCTGGGCATGCTCCAGTTGCTCACCCTGACCAAGCCGACCGGGGAGCAAAACGAGTACATCGCCATGGCCGTCAAGTCCGGACAGCGCCTCACGGCCCTTTTATCCGACATCCTGGACCTGTCGCGCATCGAGGCCGGAAAGCTGACCATCACCCAGGCCGAATTCGCCCTGGACGACCTGCTGGCCGGGGTGCGCGAGGCCATCGCCCCGGCCTGCCGGGAACGGGGGCTGGCCCTGGAGATACGCGCCGCCCAGGGCGACAGCCGTCTGCGCGGCGACGAACTGCGCATCCGGCAGATCCTCGTCAACCTGGCCGGGAACGCCGTGAAATATACCGAGGCCGGGCATATCCGGGTCGAGACCTCGGTGCTGCCCGGGCGTACGCCGGGGCTGGCCACCCTGCTTTTCATGGTCGAAGATACAGGGGTGGGCATCGCCGACGACCAGATGGAACGCATTTTCGAGACCTTCACCCAGGTCGAAGGCGCCTACACCCGCAGGCACCAGGGGGCGGGGCTGGGGCTGTCCATCGTGCGCCGTCTGGCCCTGGCCATGAACGGTTCGGTCTGCGTGGAGAGCGAACCCGGGGCCGGCACGACGCTGTATTGCGCCGTGGAATGTCGGCGTGTCGACTCCGCTTTGCAGGCGGCGGCCGCCGGAAGGGCTGCGGCCTTCGCCCCCGCCGCCGGGATACGCCGCATCCTGGTGGCCGAGGACGACCCGGTCAGCCGGAAGGGCCTTGTGCGCATGTTGGAGAAGATGGGCTACCTGGCCAGTGGCGCGCAAAACGGTCAGGAGGCCCTGGAGGCCTTGACCCGGGAGGATTTCGACCTCATCCTCATGGACGTGCAGATGCCGGTTCTGGACGGGGTGGAGGCCACCCGGCGCATCCGCACCGAACCGGGTTTCGCGGCTGCGGCGGACATCCCCATCGTGGCGCTGACGGCCTACGCCATGACCGGGGACCGGGAGACGTTTTTGGCCGCCGGGATGAACGCCTATCTGGCCAAGCCCTTCGAGATGGACGATCTGCATACGATACTGGCCTCGATTCTGAAGGCCGAAGGGTCATGA
- a CDS encoding isochorismatase family protein — protein MDGTRPRCSLHPLAMCLAAALVALSMTTHAARAGETVVDLWSGIAPPPAPVLEDASPPKGKTALLILDMQPQTCNAERRPRCLDTVAAVSALAARARAAGVPILYSLTRTGRPEDIFESMGRTSADPVVAASVDKFLGTDLEKALAERGVTTVVVTGTAAHGAVLHTATGAAQRGLSVILPVDGMSAEDPYTEAAALWCLVTGPASRGKTTLTTTARITF, from the coding sequence ATGGATGGGACGAGACCACGTTGCAGCCTGCACCCTCTGGCGATGTGTCTTGCGGCGGCGCTTGTGGCGCTTAGCATGACCACGCATGCGGCCCGGGCCGGGGAGACGGTGGTGGACCTGTGGTCGGGAATCGCCCCGCCGCCTGCGCCGGTCCTGGAGGACGCATCCCCGCCCAAGGGGAAAACGGCCCTCCTGATCCTGGACATGCAGCCCCAGACCTGCAACGCCGAACGCCGCCCGCGCTGCCTGGATACGGTCGCGGCCGTGTCCGCCCTGGCGGCCAGGGCCAGGGCGGCGGGCGTCCCCATCCTCTACAGCCTGACCCGCACGGGCAGGCCCGAGGACATTTTCGAAAGCATGGGGCGCACCTCCGCCGACCCGGTGGTGGCCGCCAGCGTGGACAAATTCCTGGGCACGGACCTGGAAAAGGCCCTGGCCGAGCGCGGCGTGACCACGGTGGTGGTCACGGGCACGGCGGCCCACGGGGCCGTGCTGCATACGGCCACGGGCGCGGCCCAGCGCGGTCTTTCGGTGATCCTCCCCGTGGACGGCATGTCCGCCGAGGATCCCTATACCGAGGCTGCGGCCCTGTGGTGCCTGGTCACGGGTCCGGCCAGCCGGGGCAAGACGACCCTCACCACCACGGCGCGCATCACCTTCTGA
- a CDS encoding 7TM diverse intracellular signaling domain-containing protein — protein MTHHALRLALTLVLVCGMAATVLCFPPDSPADTTPDACETDLAATAMVLTDPDGVMDIVRVAALPPEAFSPVGGTTVTFDPGTAAAWIKIPLDGTLRRSVGTTYLSLGWPRLWDADAIVELTLFHRTAMPSSGDGDPAGWRSLRLVKDGRLGPEYAFATPFSFALDFPPGQWPAALFLRVQGDGLRFPLVLRSHESMTAHQQSSMVFFGIYYGIVFTLVILNLSMLVTLRESGYLWLTAYSLAELGFFVSANGFLLDILGSRSLAVSWAWGSGMLGLVGLTTAMLARAFLKTRERSRRFDATLLAHGSLCAVCGLGAMFFSSHSVADLEAALVTLGPFLALGATYACRRRGGKAMVFFSLAWVVWAVGGAVGLASYLGLLPASAVAFHAFQATSALAALLLTIAMAERVYMLRREREVAEAGSQAKSRFLARTSHELRTPLNAILGLADYLLGSRPTPDVREGLGTIRDSGRHLLAVINDILDISSIEAEKFTLDEGDFDLTRLIATTGAIFETNARQKGLAFGVDIDPATPRVVRGDSRRLRQVLINLLGNAVKFTPSGEVRLAVAPDPSAGPDMVAFAIHDTGIGISPEKRGRIFTEYGQADADIGRRFGGTGLGLCIAAHLAHCMGGGIRADSRPGQGSVFTLTAHLPPGEEAAIPPDPAPDDESPVFSEKTLRVLVVDDDPLNCKVSLLHLTRLGAFARAVSSGEKALALLSREPFDVVLLDVEMPGTSGPELARTIRQGGRPGCPRDIPLVAMTAHSRPDAERISREAGMDGFVLKPVNFYELAGFLRRFAREDAPGADNRGTVQDGVLLHEAARRRLGLSRDDYDIVLPICLRELQASATRLRECMTAGDAPAAFRCVHNIKSTAATIGAMACSRAAARLETALRSQTPLAELAGMAAELEHALAGLADGPSPIAATAPEA, from the coding sequence ATGACTCACCACGCCCTGCGCCTTGCCCTCACGCTTGTGCTTGTGTGCGGCATGGCCGCCACAGTCTTGTGTTTCCCGCCGGACAGCCCCGCAGATACAACCCCCGATGCCTGCGAAACGGATCTTGCCGCAACCGCCATGGTCCTGACGGACCCGGATGGCGTCATGGACATCGTCCGGGTGGCGGCCCTGCCGCCCGAGGCCTTCTCCCCGGTAGGCGGCACTACGGTGACGTTTGATCCCGGCACGGCAGCCGCCTGGATCAAAATCCCCCTTGACGGGACGCTGCGACGCTCCGTGGGCACGACGTATCTGAGCCTGGGCTGGCCCCGGCTGTGGGATGCGGACGCCATTGTCGAACTCACCCTGTTCCACCGCACCGCCATGCCCTCCTCCGGCGACGGAGACCCGGCCGGATGGCGCAGCCTGCGGCTCGTGAAGGACGGCAGGCTCGGTCCCGAATACGCCTTCGCGACCCCCTTCTCCTTCGCCCTGGACTTTCCCCCGGGCCAATGGCCCGCTGCCCTGTTTCTGCGGGTGCAGGGCGACGGATTGCGTTTTCCCCTGGTCCTGCGCAGCCACGAGTCCATGACGGCCCACCAGCAATCGAGCATGGTCTTTTTCGGGATCTATTACGGCATCGTGTTCACCCTGGTGATTCTCAACCTGTCCATGCTGGTCACCCTGCGCGAGTCGGGCTACCTCTGGCTGACGGCCTATTCCCTGGCGGAACTGGGTTTTTTCGTTTCGGCCAACGGCTTTTTGCTCGACATCCTCGGCAGCCGGTCGCTTGCCGTGTCCTGGGCCTGGGGGAGCGGGATGCTCGGCCTTGTCGGGCTGACCACGGCCATGCTGGCCAGGGCCTTTCTCAAGACCCGGGAACGATCCAGACGCTTTGACGCGACGCTTCTGGCCCATGGGTCGCTCTGCGCCGTCTGCGGCCTGGGAGCGATGTTTTTTTCGTCCCATAGCGTGGCCGACCTGGAGGCCGCCCTGGTCACCCTGGGGCCTTTTCTGGCCCTCGGCGCGACCTATGCCTGCCGCCGACGCGGCGGCAAGGCCATGGTCTTTTTCTCCCTGGCCTGGGTGGTCTGGGCCGTGGGCGGGGCGGTGGGACTGGCCTCCTACCTGGGCCTTCTGCCCGCTTCTGCCGTCGCCTTCCACGCCTTCCAGGCCACATCGGCCCTGGCCGCCCTGCTTTTGACCATCGCCATGGCTGAACGGGTCTACATGCTGCGCCGCGAACGCGAGGTGGCCGAGGCCGGGAGCCAGGCCAAAAGCCGGTTCCTGGCCAGGACCAGCCACGAGCTGCGCACCCCGCTCAACGCCATTTTAGGGCTTGCCGACTATCTTCTGGGCTCACGCCCCACGCCGGATGTCCGCGAGGGATTGGGAACCATCCGGGATTCCGGACGGCATCTGCTGGCGGTGATCAACGACATCCTGGACATCTCAAGCATCGAGGCCGAAAAGTTCACCCTCGACGAAGGCGATTTCGATCTCACCCGACTCATCGCGACCACCGGGGCGATCTTCGAGACCAACGCCCGGCAAAAAGGCCTGGCCTTTGGCGTAGACATCGATCCCGCCACCCCCCGGGTGGTCCGGGGCGATTCCAGGCGGTTGCGCCAGGTGCTCATCAACCTGCTGGGCAACGCCGTCAAATTCACCCCATCGGGCGAGGTGCGCCTTGCCGTCGCCCCCGATCCGTCGGCCGGGCCGGACATGGTGGCCTTCGCCATACATGACACGGGCATCGGCATCAGCCCCGAGAAACGTGGCCGCATCTTCACGGAATACGGCCAGGCCGATGCCGACATCGGACGCCGATTCGGCGGCACGGGACTGGGATTGTGCATCGCGGCCCATCTTGCGCACTGCATGGGCGGGGGCATCCGGGCGGACTCCCGGCCGGGGCAGGGCAGCGTCTTCACCCTGACGGCCCATCTGCCCCCCGGGGAGGAGGCGGCCATCCCCCCTGATCCGGCCCCGGATGACGAGTCACCGGTTTTCTCGGAAAAGACCCTGCGGGTTCTGGTGGTGGACGATGACCCCCTCAACTGCAAGGTCAGCCTGCTGCACCTCACACGCCTGGGGGCCTTCGCCAGGGCCGTGTCCTCAGGCGAAAAAGCCCTGGCGCTCCTGTCCCGGGAACCCTTCGATGTGGTGCTTCTGGATGTGGAAATGCCGGGGACGAGCGGCCCGGAATTGGCGCGAACCATCCGTCAGGGCGGTCGGCCGGGATGTCCCCGGGACATCCCCCTGGTGGCCATGACCGCCCATTCCCGCCCTGATGCCGAGCGCATCAGCCGAGAGGCGGGCATGGACGGTTTTGTGCTCAAGCCCGTGAATTTTTACGAGTTGGCCGGATTTTTGCGCCGCTTCGCCCGGGAAGACGCCCCCGGCGCGGATAATCGCGGCACGGTCCAGGACGGGGTTTTGCTCCATGAGGCGGCCCGCCGCCGACTGGGCTTAAGCCGCGACGACTACGACATCGTCCTGCCCATCTGCCTGCGGGAGCTCCAGGCCAGCGCCACGCGGCTGCGGGAGTGCATGACCGCCGGGGACGCCCCGGCAGCCTTCCGTTGCGTCCACAACATCAAAAGCACGGCGGCCACCATCGGGGCCATGGCCTGCAGCCGGGCCGCCGCACGCCTGGAGACCGCCCTGCGGTCGCAGACCCCCCTGGCCGAACTCGCGGGCATGGCCGCCGAACTGGAGCACGCCCTGGCCGGGCTCGCGGACGGTCCCTCCCCCATAGCCGCAACGGCCCCGGAGGCGTAA
- a CDS encoding NifB/NifX family molybdenum-iron cluster-binding protein: MTKIAVPTKGGLVDEHFGHCESFTIATVDDAKTIISRESFTPPPQCGCKSDLIPTLLSMGVSVLVAGNMGEGAVMRLRQNGIQVFRGASGPVEEALAAYLAGNLADRDELCQHHGHECGHGL, translated from the coding sequence ATGACAAAAATCGCTGTTCCGACCAAGGGCGGCCTGGTGGACGAACATTTCGGCCACTGCGAGTCCTTTACCATCGCCACCGTGGACGACGCCAAGACCATTATCTCCCGCGAGTCCTTCACCCCGCCGCCCCAGTGCGGCTGCAAATCCGACCTGATCCCCACGCTTCTGTCCATGGGCGTGTCGGTGCTGGTGGCCGGAAACATGGGCGAGGGCGCGGTCATGCGCCTGCGGCAAAACGGCATCCAGGTCTTTCGCGGGGCCTCCGGCCCGGTGGAAGAGGCCCTGGCCGCCTATCTGGCGGGAAATCTCGCCGACCGCGACGAACTGTGCCAGCACCACGGCCACGAGTGCGGCCACGGGTTGTAG
- the ehuB gene encoding ectoine/hydroxyectoine ABC transporter substrate-binding protein EhuB: protein MRRPGPTTLAALAAVAIVGLLVALAILFMAPEQEQKTWTGKTLRVGYAEEYPFAFRDASGRVTGEAPETARAVLSQLGVTDIQWVLADFSSLIPRLEEDDIDMIAAGMFATPERAKRIDFSLPTVQVGQGLLVRAGNPKGLSSYDETASRPDVVLAVLAGSVEEDYLKGLGIPGAQLFRVPDAATGVAAVTAGRADGLALSAPTVNLLARGTNGACQAAAPFTGPITNGREGKGQAAFGFRKDDTALRERINGVLADFVGSPRHLELIGPFGFSAQDMPGDTQP from the coding sequence ATGAGACGCCCCGGCCCCACCACCCTGGCCGCCCTGGCCGCCGTGGCCATTGTCGGACTGCTCGTCGCCCTGGCGATCCTCTTCATGGCCCCGGAGCAGGAACAGAAGACCTGGACCGGCAAAACCCTGCGCGTGGGCTACGCCGAGGAATATCCCTTCGCCTTCCGGGACGCCTCGGGACGGGTCACGGGCGAGGCCCCGGAAACGGCCCGGGCCGTGCTGTCGCAGCTTGGCGTCACGGACATACAATGGGTGCTGGCCGATTTTTCCAGCCTCATTCCCAGGCTTGAGGAGGACGACATCGACATGATCGCGGCCGGGATGTTCGCCACGCCTGAGCGCGCCAAACGCATCGACTTTTCCCTGCCCACGGTCCAGGTGGGCCAGGGCCTCCTGGTCCGGGCCGGAAACCCCAAGGGCCTGTCTTCCTACGACGAAACGGCCAGCCGACCGGACGTGGTCCTGGCCGTTTTGGCCGGGTCCGTGGAAGAGGACTATCTGAAGGGCCTGGGCATCCCCGGGGCGCAGCTCTTTCGGGTTCCGGACGCGGCCACGGGGGTGGCCGCCGTCACGGCCGGGCGGGCCGACGGACTGGCCCTGTCCGCCCCCACGGTGAACCTCCTGGCCCGGGGCACGAACGGCGCATGCCAGGCCGCCGCTCCCTTCACCGGCCCCATCACGAACGGCCGGGAGGGCAAGGGGCAGGCGGCTTTTGGATTCCGCAAGGACGACACAGCGCTACGCGAGCGCATAAACGGCGTACTGGCCGATTTTGTCGGCTCCCCCAGGCACCTGGAATTGATCGGCCCCTTTGGATTCAGCGCACAGGACATGCCTGGCGACACGCAGCCGTAG
- a CDS encoding glycine zipper domain-containing protein yields the protein MKNIIIVTVMVLTLGFVACTRMTPTQQGALSGAAIGAAAGAGISAIAGGNAGVGALLGGGLGAVAGTVVGSQQERRY from the coding sequence GTGAAAAATATCATCATTGTCACTGTAATGGTGCTGACATTGGGGTTTGTGGCCTGCACCAGGATGACGCCCACCCAGCAGGGGGCCTTAAGCGGCGCGGCGATTGGCGCGGCAGCCGGGGCCGGGATCAGCGCCATCGCCGGCGGCAACGCCGGGGTGGGGGCGCTTCTGGGCGGCGGACTTGGGGCCGTGGCCGGGACCGTCGTCGGCAGCCAGCAGGAACGCCGGTATTAA